In one window of Verrucomicrobiota bacterium DNA:
- a CDS encoding isocitrate/isopropylmalate dehydrogenase family protein yields MTFKIAVLPGDGIGADVIAEGVKALRAVESRLKEVKFELEEFSVGAGEYLRNGDPLPAATLARCREHHAILLGAMGLPEVRWPNGLEMTPQLDLREKLDLFCGLRPIRLYHANDTPLKSCRAGEIDFVLFRESCEGLFSGRLARKPADDSEATDTMRITRKGAERIFRAAFREATRRRGLVTLVDKANVLPSMAFFRRIFDEVSWEFPSIRTEKVYVDAAALYLVQRPQRFDVIVTENMFGDILSDLAAGLVGGMGIAPSGDIGERHAVFQPSHGTAPDIAGKGIANPVATILSVALMLEWLSNSETQRGAAKIHKAVAKVFETPANRTPDLGGKLSTAEMGDLIAREILTEES; encoded by the coding sequence ATGACATTCAAGATTGCAGTTTTGCCGGGCGACGGCATCGGCGCGGATGTCATCGCCGAAGGCGTTAAAGCGCTCCGCGCCGTCGAATCGCGTCTCAAGGAAGTGAAGTTTGAGTTGGAAGAATTCTCGGTCGGCGCCGGGGAATACCTTCGCAACGGCGATCCGTTGCCGGCAGCCACGCTTGCCCGTTGCCGTGAGCATCACGCCATCCTCCTTGGCGCGATGGGGCTGCCGGAGGTTCGCTGGCCGAACGGGCTTGAAATGACGCCGCAACTCGATTTGCGCGAGAAGCTCGATCTTTTCTGCGGCTTGCGTCCCATCCGCCTCTATCACGCGAACGACACGCCGCTCAAATCCTGCCGCGCTGGCGAAATTGATTTCGTCCTCTTCCGCGAAAGTTGCGAAGGCTTGTTTTCCGGACGCCTCGCCCGGAAGCCGGCTGACGATTCCGAAGCCACCGACACAATGCGGATCACCCGCAAAGGGGCGGAGCGCATTTTCCGAGCCGCCTTCCGCGAGGCTACTCGCCGCCGGGGGCTGGTCACGCTCGTGGACAAAGCGAACGTGCTGCCGTCGATGGCATTTTTTCGCCGCATTTTCGACGAAGTGAGCTGGGAATTCCCGTCCATTCGCACCGAGAAAGTCTATGTGGATGCGGCGGCGCTTTACCTGGTTCAGCGCCCGCAGCGCTTCGATGTAATCGTCACCGAGAACATGTTCGGTGACATTCTGTCCGATCTTGCGGCGGGACTCGTCGGGGGAATGGGCATAGCTCCCTCCGGCGACATCGGCGAGCGACACGCGGTGTTTCAACCATCCCACGGAACCGCGCCGGACATCGCCGGCAAGGGCATTGCGAATCCCGTGGCCACGATCCTTTCGGTTGCCCTGATGCTGGAGTGGCTGTCAAATTCAGAGACCCAACGCGGCGCGGCCAAGATTCACAAGGCTGTCGCCAAGGTTTTTGAGACCCCGGCGAACCGCACACCGGACCTTGGCGGGAAGCTTTCCACGGCGGAGATGGGTGATTTGATCGCTCGCGAAATTCTCACCGAAGAATCTTGA